The genomic segment GCCAGTGGAGGCTGGCCAGCCGGACCGCCTGATCCCGGCGGGGCCGCGCCTCCCCCCAGAGACTCTTCACGCACAATCGTTCAAGACCGTCTGCAACGCCTTTCCTAGCCTTCGCGATCATTGCCGGATCGTCCGGCACAACCGATGTCGAAGGAAGGCTGAAGACATGGCGTCACAGACCGAAATCCAGAAATATGTCCGGTTCGAAACCGGCGGCCGCACCGCCTATGGCCGTTGGAAGGATGGCGTGATCGAGGAGCTCGAAGGCTCGATCTACGAGGGTGCCGCTCCTACGGGCGCGACCTTCCGCTTGGAGGATGTGCATCTGCTGGTTCCCTGCGAGCCGTCCAAGGTCATCGCGGTCGGCCTGAACTATGCCAGCCACCAACAATTCGTGACGTCGGCGGAAGGCGGCTTCACCGCTCCGGGCGGCAAGCCGCTCGACATGTCCAAACCGGTGATTTTCGCGAAGTTTCCCACCAGCCTGATCCCCGACGGCGCGGATATCGTCTTTCCGGACGGCGCGACCAATGTCCATTTCGAGGGTGAGCTGGCGCTTGTGATCGGAAAGAAGGCGAGCCGTGTCGGCGAAGCCGAGGCCAGGGACTACGTCTTCGGCGTTTCCATCTGCAACGATCTCGTCGACCGCGAATGGCTGTTGAACGACCTGCAATGGTTCCGTGCCAAGGGGTCCGACAATTTCGGTCCGATGGGGCCGGCCATCGTCACGGGGCTCGACTATTCCGATCTGCGTCTGCGCACGTGGGTCAATGGCGATCTGCGCCAGGATTCGTCCACCAGCGAACTGGTCTATTCGCCCGACAAGCTGCTCAGCTATGTCTCGCAGTTCGTGACACTGATGCCCGGCGACGTGATTTTCACCGGAACGCCGGGCCAGACGCAGGCGGTAACCCAGGGCGATACGATCGAAATCGAGATCGAGGGCGTTGGCCGCCTCTGCAATTCGATTGCCGCATGACCGCAGGACCTCGGAACATGACAGGAGGACAGCCGTGACACCCGAAGCAGTGCGGAAATATCTGGCCGAGCACGCGCCGGACCTTGAGCTCGTCGAACTGCCCGAAGCGCATACGACCGACTACATCTCGCGCGAATGGAAGGTTCTGCCTGCCCAGGTCGCCAAGACGCTGACGCTGCGGGTCGGCGGCGATGCGAAGATTGTCGTGACCTGCGGCGACTCGCGGCTCGACAACCGCAAGGTCAAGGATGTGCTCGGCGGCAAGGGCCGGATGATGCCGGGGCCGGAGGCCTCCGAGATCACCGGTCATCCGGTGGGCGGCATCACTCCGCTTTGCCTCGCCAGGCCTTTGCCGGTGTTTTTCGACGTTCAGCTGAAACGCTTCGACGAGGTGGTGACGGCAGCGTGCTCGACCCATGCGGCCATCCGCATCCCGCCCGAACGCTTTGCCGAGCTTGTCGACGCCACCTGGGTGGATATCTGCAGCGATCCATGACGCCTTGCGAGGCGTGCGGCAGGCAGCGCCGCGAGGCAGGAGGCGCGGCGGTCCGCAAGCGATGGCGTCGGTTATGGCGTGACCTTCGAGCGTCCGTCCGCCGTCAGCGTCCGCAGGCCATCGCGCGCTGAAGAAGGAAGGCCTTCTCTCGTGCGTTGCGCGTGAGGGCCGCGGCGCGCTCGAACGCGTCTCTGGCTTCGGCGAGCCGGCCGGCCCGGAAGAGGAAGTCCCCCTCGCGGCGGGAAGCGGCGCATAGCCGTCAAGCGCCGGGGCCCGTTCGATCTCGCCGAGCAGCGCCAGGCCGGCCTCCGGGCCGAAGGCCATGCTGTGGGCCACGGCCCGGTTGAGATCGACCACCGGCGAGGGCATGACCTCGCGCAGCGTGTCGTAGAGCGCCGCGATCCTCCTCCAGTCGGTGTCTTCCGCCGTGCGGGCCCTGGCATGGCAGGCGGCGAGCGCGGCCTGGAGGGTATAGGGTCCGGCGGCGCCGCCCAGCGCCTCGGCACGGTCGAGGGCGGCGAGGCCCCTGCCGATCAGCAACCGGTCCCAGTGGGCGCGGTTCTGTTCGGTCAGCGGGACGAGCGCGCCGTCCGGGCCCGTGCGCGCGGCAAGGCGCGACGCCTGGATCTCCATGAGCGAGAGAAGGCCGAAGACTTCCGGCTCGTCGGGGAGCGCGGCGGCCAGGATGCGGCCCAGGCGTTGGGCTTCCGCGCACAGGGCGGGCCGGATCAGGTCCTCGCCGGCGGTCGCCGCATAGCCCTCGTTGAAGATCAGATAGATCACCTCCAGCACGGAGGCGAGACGCTCCCTGCGATCCTCGCCGCGCGGCACCGCGAAGGTCAGGCCGGCAGTGCGGAGCGTCTTCTTGGCCCGGACGATGCGCTGCGCGATGGTCGCCTCCTTCGACAGGAAGGCGCGGGCGATCTCGTCCGTGGTCAGCCCGCCGATCAGGCGCAGCGTGATCGCCGCGCGGGCCTCCGGCGACACGATCGGGTGGCAGGCGGCGAAGATCAGGCCCAGGAGCTCGTCGCCGAGGTCGTCGTCGAGCGCCGTCTCGATGGCGTCGGCGGTCTCGCCGGTCCGCTCCTCGAGGTCGCGGCCGAGCTCGGCATGCTTGCGCGCGAGCATCCGGTCGCGGCGGAAGCCGTCGATGGCCCGGCGCCTGGCCGTGGCCATCAGCCAGGCGCCGGGATTGTCCGGGATACCGGTTTTCGGCCAGGCGTCGAGCGCCGTCACCAGCGCGTCCTGCGCCAGCTCCTCCGCCTGGTCGATGTCGCGCACCAGCCGGGCGAGCCCCGCAACGAGCCTTGCCCGCTCGATCCGGAAGACCGTCTCGATTGCCTTGTGCGTCTCGCTCGCCGCCATGGGCCCGGATTATAGCGCTTTCAGGAAAAGTGGAGACCACTTTTCCGGTTCGAAAGCGCGGCATTTCAGGGGCCGTGCCCATTGCGGGGCAAGCCGCGGCCGGCTTGCCGGGGGCGCTGGAGCGGGCCCGCCGGGCGCGAGGCCCGCATGGGCTCACCTGTTCTTGGTCTTGTCTTGGACCCGGCCGTGGATCGCCTCGGCGTCCGGCGTCATGATCTCCTCGAAGTCGGAGAGCTCGTACACCGGGCGGATCTCGATCTCGCTCGGGCCCGGCATCGGATTGGGGCAGCGCTTGACCCACTCCACGGCCTCCGCCATGTCCTTCACCTCCCACAGCCAGTAGCCGGCGACCAGCTCGCGGGTCTCCGCGAACGGCCCGTCGATGACGGCACGCCCGGGCCCGTCGAAGGCCACGCGCTTGCCTTGCGAGGACGGCTTCAGACCGTCGCCGGCCAGCATGATGCCGGCATTCACCAGCTCCTCGTTGTACTTGCCCATCTCCTCCAGCAGCGCCGACGATGGCATGATGCCTTCTTCGGAGTCTTTCGTCGCCTTCACGAAAACCATGACACGCATTGTCTTTCTCCCATGAATGATGAGTGAGGGAGGCCACCCTTGGTCCTCCTGCCCATACGACGAACGAGCGCCGGCGAGATCGACAGCTCGCGGAAATTTTTCTCGGAGGAGGCACGGTCGGCAGCCTGCTCCTCCTGCCGTGAGGCCTGGCGGCGGCGGTCAGCCGCGGTCTGCCTCGCTCGCATGCAGCCCGACCAGGCGCGACAGCAGGAGGACGGTGTAGAGAACGCCGAGGATCGCCTCGAAGGCGGCGAAGGCCTGGGCATAGAAGCCGGTCGGCGTGATGTCGCCATATCCCACCGTGGTCAGCGTGACATAGCTGTAATAGATCATCTGCTGCCAGGTGATCGCGGCCCCCGACGAGGTGGCGAACGATCCCGGCGCCAGCCATTCGATGGTCGCGAAGACCGCGGAGAAGGCGGAGCCGAGGACGAGATAGAGCGACGTCGCCGCCAGCACGACATCCGTCATCACGGTCCGCGCCTGGAAGGTGTAGCGCGCGAGCACGGCGATCATGACGCCGTGATAGGCCATGGAGGTCAGATAGACCGCGAGCGCCGCCGCCGGGCCCGGCGCGTAGGAATTGGCCAGCCCGGCGATGAAGACCGCGAGGCCGGACAGGGCCGCGCCCGTGCGGTACGCCCGGCTGGCGCTCAGCGCCCAGGTCCCGGCCACGAAGATCGTGGCATAGAAGAGATAGAACAGGGCCGGCCACGCGCCCCCGGCAGCCGACAGCGGATAGGTCAGATTGTGGATCAGGATCGCCGCCAGCAGCGCGCCGGTGGTGGCGACGCCGCGTGTGCGGGAACGGGCCGCGCGGTCCATCTCTCTACTCTTCGT from the Kaustia mangrovi genome contains:
- a CDS encoding fumarylacetoacetate hydrolase family protein, encoding MASQTEIQKYVRFETGGRTAYGRWKDGVIEELEGSIYEGAAPTGATFRLEDVHLLVPCEPSKVIAVGLNYASHQQFVTSAEGGFTAPGGKPLDMSKPVIFAKFPTSLIPDGADIVFPDGATNVHFEGELALVIGKKASRVGEAEARDYVFGVSICNDLVDREWLLNDLQWFRAKGSDNFGPMGPAIVTGLDYSDLRLRTWVNGDLRQDSSTSELVYSPDKLLSYVSQFVTLMPGDVIFTGTPGQTQAVTQGDTIEIEIEGVGRLCNSIAA
- a CDS encoding YbaK/EbsC family protein → MTPEAVRKYLAEHAPDLELVELPEAHTTDYISREWKVLPAQVAKTLTLRVGGDAKIVVTCGDSRLDNRKVKDVLGGKGRMMPGPEASEITGHPVGGITPLCLARPLPVFFDVQLKRFDEVVTAACSTHAAIRIPPERFAELVDATWVDICSDP
- a CDS encoding YciI family protein codes for the protein MRVMVFVKATKDSEEGIMPSSALLEEMGKYNEELVNAGIMLAGDGLKPSSQGKRVAFDGPGRAVIDGPFAETRELVAGYWLWEVKDMAEAVEWVKRCPNPMPGPSEIEIRPVYELSDFEEIMTPDAEAIHGRVQDKTKNR
- a CDS encoding potassium channel family protein encodes the protein MDRAARSRTRGVATTGALLAAILIHNLTYPLSAAGGAWPALFYLFYATIFVAGTWALSASRAYRTGAALSGLAVFIAGLANSYAPGPAAALAVYLTSMAYHGVMIAVLARYTFQARTVMTDVVLAATSLYLVLGSAFSAVFATIEWLAPGSFATSSGAAITWQQMIYYSYVTLTTVGYGDITPTGFYAQAFAAFEAILGVLYTVLLLSRLVGLHASEADRG